Below is a genomic region from Belonocnema kinseyi isolate 2016_QV_RU_SX_M_011 chromosome 4, B_treatae_v1, whole genome shotgun sequence.
TTTCTAGATTACCATCAACAGCAGCAGCAAAAACGAGAACATCCTAAATATGTAGATGGTTATAATACAATTCCACCTAATGATTACATAGACAAATACAGAGATTACGGAAATATCCTTGAAGAACAGGAGATCCAAAAGTGGCGAAATTCCTATTATCCATCAGATGGTGGCGCCTCCTCTTTTGGTTGTTCCTGGTACAAACAAGACTCCACCTGCCAAACCAACGACGATTGCAACAGTCGAACCTCCGCCTTCTTATCAACCCTCGGAATGCTAGGCGATTATTTCTGGCAACTAATTCAACTAATGGCAATCAGTTTTCTTCCCTTTGTGATACCCATTCTCGCCCTGAAGCTTCTCCTCGTACctctcaagattttcaaattccTACAGTTGATTAAATTCTTCTTCAAAGTCTTCATTGTGCTACCATTCATAATTCGTATCTTTTATCCAGCAATTTCAAACGTCtttggaattcaaaatttaattggacttgaaaatttatttcactcCAAGCCTTCTCATCCCGATCATCATTATCATCATGCGGAAACCAGGGAAGAAAATAATGTTACTAGAAACTGGCACAGTGATCTCGAAGAGTATATTCATCACTATGGCAATATTTCTGGTGAAAGACTTCTTCAAGGTTGCCCTAGGAAAGTTGCATGTGAATTAGGGTCTTTTCTTTCAGCCTCTGTGAAGACTAAATTCCCGAAGAAATTAGCCAACTACTTGATGGAAAAGGCGGAGAGAGCTGAAGAAGCTGAGAAATCGAGTAAGAAAGATAATCTTCTGGAATCAGAAAAAGTGAGCGCAGTTAGGGCTTTCATTATCGCAATAGGAAGAACGTGGTCGATCGATCAGTGTGCCGTTTATACGTGTAGtgtaatcctttaaaaaaatgcttattctAATTCAGTTGGCCTAAACAAAGTGCGGGTGTTATACGTTTATCCAAAAAGTAAGAATTAGGTTTCTTAAGTCTCTATAGATTATTTTGTTCCATTATTATTGTTTTACGGCGTAAGAACTTGCATgccgtaaaataatattttctataaaacaagtTATTTATATACATACAATAAGACAACGAAATTAGTATGTTCCCTGTTTCGTACAATTTCTTCGTAAGCCCCCGATGATTGAAATTGCTCAAGAAAATTCAAGCTCTTAAAACAAAGTAATCAAGCGttcaaaattcagcatttttaatttaaaaagttaaataatttactatttcaaaattatgctcttgaaggtgccaagctttcactttccaatggcctaaaaagcatccctgcgtgtcaacaatatgctaaaacacttccaggaaaaatgcagaagcaATTTTCCAGGTTAGCACCCGTTCCCggagaaatcctgcggttgtccttatgacaaatttttaattatatatatatatatagtataaatATGAACGCTTTAAGTTTGTAATTAGCCAATTGGaaacgttgaaatttttttatcttgcagattatcaaaatgaaattaaaaaaaaataaatataaatatatacatatatacatatatatatatatatgtgtgtgtgtgtgggggtgTGTATGTGCATATTTAATATTGTGCAATTTGATATGagaaaccagaaaaattgaaCAGTAATTTTTAACGTTCCAgatggaaatattaaatattaaccgACTAAGgcctagaaattaattttttgaaattgaactttggaAAACCAACAATTTCATTTATGGGCGCTGAACAACAATACCTTTTTACAATTAGGAATTcgcttttaaacttgaaaattatctGAGACGGGGCTATTTCAAAGCTACGTTAAACTGTGATTGACAAACATCTAAATCCAGATTTGAAACTTTTTCTCGTATTCCTCTTTACCCCGCTTTtgaaagaattcctttttttccccCTGCTTTCTTGAAACTTCCCCTCTCAATCAGTAAGACAATCCAGTTATTTGTTgctaaaagttcattctttttattgaaaagtataaACTTTTTTGGGTTTAGAATTgctctctttgtttaaaaaattctactgcaCATTTGATTACagaatgaactattttttgaaaaaatccatctttttcgtgAGTTAATTTtgatagctgaaaattcaactactctatttttgcttgaaaattgatcgtttttggttgaaaattcaacaatttagttaaaaaatgtatgtcttggtgcaaattgtttctttttttttttagaaaattaatcttcttgattcaaaattcaattactcgcTTGGAACTtgcactttgttcaaaattcattttaatatttaaagatccGTCTATTTGcttatgaatttaacttttttgttaaaaattcatattttcgggcaGGAAATTCTGCGGTTTTCTAGGAAATTGACTGAATTAGCTTGAAttggttgaattaaaattgtttttcaataaaaattaaaaacttttcttgtttaaaatgtcaacaatacattgtatttttcattgagaatacttcttcattggaaatttaacaactttgttaaaagttgaattaatgttttcaaaatttatttcattaattgaagattcatcgctctggttgaaaattcatattttcgggttgaaaattctacggtTTTCTAGGGAATTtgtcttttgtgtttaaaagatcatctcttttggtagaaatatttccttttacagttcaaaatgccactttttgttataataaatgttttggttgaggactcaactatttggttgaaaataggtcttttatagttgaattcaactgcttttgatgtcaaattaaaatcttttctgggttGAAATATCAGTTCtgcattatatttttcgttgagaatgtttattgtatttaaaaatttaacgaattttagaTTACAAATTGAACAGTCTTATAAAACATTcgtctcttttgaaaatttcagtgttttattgaaaatttaactattttattcagtCATCTGTTTCGTtcgcaaattcaactgctttgtagaaaaatcgtctctttttattgaaaattcatttgttttaataaaaaaaaatgttgatggaaaattcaactgttttttaacgGATTCGTCTgtgtagttttaaaattaaactactttgttgtaaATGCAGCTGTTCGGTCTAAAATTAATGtcgtttgtcgaaaatttaagcatttaattgaaaacccatctgcttttgttgaaaattcatctattttgttcgaaatgcaatatatttcaaattgaaatcttgaGCGTTTCATATTcaattcaatatggtacctacaattaattatttaaaaaaaaatgttaatctgcGATCCAAAGTTTCTCTACATTCTTCACTATAAATAAAACATAGTGTATGAAAATGCCTTACTTTCTTTATTGTTAACTACATAGGGGGTGTAATAAGTTGTAGACTTCGTTACTATAAGTCAGTATAtgaacgaaaaaattaatctgaaagttTGGTAGCAACAAAATAGATCTAGTTTCCCCACGCAGTAAAATCGTGCCATATCTGGAAATATAGTCACATCATTCAATTCTTGTCATTCTGATATCCCTTGAAAAGTTAAGCATTCCTGTATCAcagttaaaacttctttttttgcattttgttagaaattctcaTGTTAAAAATGTACGTGGGTATGTTCTTGATATTGGAAGGTGCAATCAGTCATCGATAAATACATCGACCCTCGCGCTattatttcttcttccaagttcTCTCTTAACAAATTACATCGTCATTCTGTAAGCAATTAAAATCAGCACATCAGTAAGTTCTAGACTAGAAATATAAACTAAACTTAGTCaattattttctataagaaaatccTAACCTTCAGTCTGGAAATGAAGAAAACTTTCGTTATATTTCATTCCTGAtagaaaaaaagttcatccaaattttgaaaaatatcaattactCACGTATTGCAATAAACAATTATGTCGTAATCTAAATTGAAAGTTATTAAAACTCAAGTTGAAGTTTTGGAAGCGTTACCTTGGTAAACTGCACATTTCACATGAAGATATTTCTCCAGGATTCAAAAAAGTACAGTGCGGACAAGTCCACAATGGTTGCTCTGGTTGTTGATTAACTGGACCTGTTCCAACGCCGATTCCTCCAATTCCCGAGGAAGACGAGGAGGCGATATTGTTTCCGAATATCACTCCAGACGCAGAATGAGATGTAGAAGCAGCAGTGGCAGATATCAACTGCTCAACTGTCGCCCAATGTTCTGAACGAGCCCAATCTATAGCTTTTTGTCTGTTGTTGGTACGAATCGCTTCCAATAAAGGTGCCATGTGATCCTGAACAAATATTGCGATaatcaatttcttaaatataaggATTCTAGTCTAAGTATAGAAGCATAACTGTAACTGAAAATGGAGAAATATTAGTTTTTCCAGTACCTTCATTGGCAGCATATCCATTGTAGCAATGAAAAGCAGTAAGTGAAAATCTGAAATTGCTTCAGGAAACTGATCAGGATTGAATTGTTGCATGTATGCACAGAGTGAATTGAATTCTTGCACTTGACCATCAACCATTCTGAAAATACAAGAATGTATTCAAGAATTTTAGTAATTcactaattgcattttttaatttctaattccaATTTTGACTGATGTGAATTACCTATGTTCTACAGGGAAAGGAGTGATATTGTCACTAGCGTAGAAAGTGAATTGAGGTGTCAATGGAGTAGATGCAGGGACATCAACTAATAAATATTCGACTGGCAGTGGTCTCGCTAATCTGGATACTTCATTGCCATATGAATCTTTTTCCTGAAATGATAAAATCGACATAATTAGTAATTGCGGTAAAATAGAACGGCACATCATTTCTTTTATCTTGAGTAGGCGTtaaatatttgtatacaataGTTTTGGTTACTGAAAGAAAGATTCACCTTAAATACAAAATGTTACATGTTCCTTGTCAGTCAACTCAATAAATATTATCCTTTATTGTCTCTTCAAGATGTAACATTAAAATCTCGTTAAAATTGTTCATGCATTAGCCGAGAAGAATGGATTTCGTGGCTTAAATTTTGGCGCAAAATGTATTCtcctttttgtcaaaattattccgttttgattcaaataaaatttcgatttcGTCTGGATCCACTGAATTAAATGAAAGTTCATTTCGAACGATTTCGATTCGAATCGCCTTTGCGTTTAAAACTTAGATTAAAGGAAAATAGAGACTAAATTTAAGGAAACTAGTTAACCGTGAGATAAATCATTAACACGTATATGTTATGAATAAttgcattgaaataaaatatttaatttaaatataataatactaaATGTACTAAACTATTGCACGCAGAATTTGTTAGGAATCCTAtcaacatatttattttaaattaatttttcttagaatcTCGTAATCATGTCCGATTCAATCGGAATTAATATTCTCGAAAATGTCAGATTTATGCGGAAGGAAATTATACAGAAACTTCTGCGGAGTCAATAAGGATCATTCAGAATGAATTTCCTTCCAAATTTCCGATTCACGCGCATTGATTTGGACTGAAATTATACACAAGACCTTGCAAAGCAATTTGAACTCATTCGGAATAAAACAGATTGATTCGGGCTGGATGTATATAATCCTTTCCGAAATCAAACGcactgaatttaaaatgattcgtaATCAGATTTCGCATTCAAATGGAATAAAATGGATTAAATTGCTCGGAATTTGACGGATTCAGACGGAATAATTGTCAATCCGAATGAGTCTCAAACTTACACCAAGGGAAAGAGAATCCTCTCTGAACCATAGGTGAAAAACCAAGGCAAATTTACAAAGTAAACTGTAAACTAACATGAAATTAACAATATAACGCGGTATCTACTCAAGTCTTGAAAAAAATCCCCTAACCATTCCAAGTGTTCCGAGATATTTCTAGATTTTTCCatgtataatttttcttgaatgacGCATTTTTAGAGTAATTCTTAGTGTAGATACTTTCAAAGCATTATATAATACTAAATAACCCTATTTATTATCCACTTATGAATGACTAAGTCgaaattactttattaaatttacaaacaaatatgaGGCATGATAAAACATAAGTGAAAAAGCTGATGACTTCAAaagatcatttatttaaaaaggtatCCTCAAACAGTacttattaaattattcgaaaaaatatacaTGTAATAGATTCAGAAAGAAGACATTCTTTTTTCAGTTTAACTATTATCCGTTCGTTTACGAAAAAATTGTTACAAttgtgaaagtaactttataaatggacaagtaatttcttaatgatgcaagtttttaggaatttaatatCTTGTTTAATTTATCAACCTTTCACAGTTgattaaagtatatttttaaatatgaaaactatcaatatcaaataattacataaaattaataataataaaaacaacatAATCAGTCATTTCTCGTGCTGGAATGTTCGAGGCAGCTCGACTTCGACTAGAAAAGTGATTTTGCAAGTATAGGGCATTTTTTTCTAGTGAACCCCACCAAAAAATCTGGCTTTCTTGAATCTTCGTCAAGCATACGCAAAGTATTGTCCTATTATATGGTAGTTAATGGAAAAGATTTTTGGTCATATgcacaaataattaataaagctAGGATTCTCACTTTCGAAACAACATGgacttttcatgaaaatgaaatcaAGTACTACAAATAGCCgcgcagaaaaattttaaatctcagaaaaaatggtctcaacaattttgaaaatgctctaactttaggaatttctatccaaaatggctggttaacgaactcgttcctTATTTTGTGACCTAAAAAAAGTGTCGAAGCTCAATTTGATCCTTTTTTTCGcgagttatcgtgtttaaggacggacagacagacgcaatCGACAAGACTTGATTTTAGGTTTCAGGGATCTCAGAACGTGGAGATTCGTTGGAAAGCTGTGGTGTCAAATCTGATATCCCTGAAGACATATACCAATAGGTGCATCGGAAAACCATAATGAATaggaaggaaaatattaaaagtagaattttgtaagaaaaaaggtTCTATGTACTTTTGCAGTACATGCCATAGGTTAAGCATAATTAACTCCATAAGTCATGTATAAACTCCAGGAGAGGGAGCGGGGGGTGTTTGAGCGTATTACGCGAATTAAATTTGCGCGCTTTGTTTTCGGCTCGTAACTCTGAAACGGGttctttttcgacaaaaatgcatACAGGGAAATTTGTAAagcagaaaatttctttttaggaacaatacatttatttacaatacaTAGTGAACTCTTGCTTATTCCATGGCTCACCTATTCCAAGTCGCCCATGCTGAGATATTTCAAGTGGCGCAGTTCCGTCACGCCCCTCCTCGGTCCCTGTACAGTCACGTTGTTGGTTTGAATTGAATATTTGAGCATGAAGTCCTAGGAAAACATAcggctttttgaaaaaatattctaaacgtaaaactAAGTCATCAATGTACGGCTGATAATGTTTGTCAAgtttagaatgtattttctcagtcatattccattcttttgtcgaatGACCTTTCCGTGTCcggaaataaaatattcaaaatttgaggttagagtaCCTAATTCTGATCAAATTTATGTGGCAAACTGATCTCAAATTTCGAAGAACGGATTGTATTTCGTGAAACTGAAAAAGGTCTTCAGTCGATAAAAGAATGAACTAGAATTGCGCAAATAAAatctacacttgaaaaatattagtattcagacatttataatttatttttatgtttagaatattttctccacAAAGGCTTATGCATTTCCATGTCAAGATGTACCAACTATGCTAATCTTCCTGCCATTTCCACCTATCCTATCATGATCGTAATACACAATGTCATGCTACAATACTCGATATTCCGCAAATTATTCTGGTCGTTTTTTGATTCTACTAtattgattttagttgaaaaattttactgttgCAAAGAAATGGTAAACTTGTCACGTCGTACATAAAAAAAACACTAGTAAGTAGTAATTAATTCCTTTAAGTGTACGCAAAAGGAATGGGAATTTATTTCCACATAACCCGtggaaatggaaaaatatttgaagtactCTCGGTACGTAGCAAGTCAATTGAGAGAACGCTTCGACTTTTTATTGACTCACCAGTAGCAGTCATGAGTTTGACAACGTTGCGTGTGAGCATGCCTGTTATTTGAAATTCGCGCATAAACTAGAGTACGTAAAACGGATGCGGCGTTGCCATATCTTCAGTTAGATGACGTCTGTCATACATTTAcgttatcaatattttttttctattcttataggctctgaatgatacttttcAAAGCAGATATGGATTCCGGATAACATTATATATATGCCAGTATTACTTCATTCTTTTTATATACTACAAAAAGTACGTCTTCTCATAAGacatgttattttcaataattgatttttcgttTATGAAGCTCTGAAAGGTTCCAAAATTTTAACCACAGCTTCAATGGATCTTAATACAACTGTCATCCAAATATTTAACGATTATCATTTGTAATTCTATTGCCAAGGGTACTCCCTTAGAAGATAAATGCTCAAATAGAACAATTGTTCCTTTTACAATATTACACCTACGCTTGAGCAAGTGAGGTAGAGTTTTGGTGCGcttaaaaaaaagtgatattcTCTGCAGGCCTACTATatacatgttttttgttgaaaatgttactcgAAATacaaattatcttcttttttgattcaattttatagaatattagaCTATGATTAAAACAtacttgaatcaaagaaatttagCACTGAACAcgtctaataaattttttttatcgaaaggattttttttctaatacaagaatgattttttcacgtcaaaaaattatttcgtaaaccAAGAAACATATGCTTCGagcaaagaaatatttgattagacATATTTAGTATACACATACATTTCTTTGACTCAAGTAATCATTTTTCTTAGTTCAACATTGTCCAAGATTTTATCAATACCTCAGGGGTAATATGGAAATGAAATCTCAGTGTTTGTACGTGTgcttcaacaaataattattactttcaaaattcatatatcggccattttcaaataacttacattttttacagcttggattttttaaataagatttagaACTGTTTTGATACAAATGTTGTTAAAAAGACTATTTTAGATGTACGATCATGATATTTGGGGTAGGAGTACgattataaaatgaacaattattctAGTTTAACCtttcgttttcaaattttaatgtagtTACATTTCATAAAACACATTCAAACTACTAACATTAAACATGAATTATGGTTTGttgaattgattaaataataacaaagaaattatttattatttttttctctttatgaTCTTTAGACAAGTAATAAAATGTaggttaaatatatatttcagaatAAATAGGAGctaataaatataacttttttgattttataggcaattttactattaaaaaaaaaaaatcgggaCTTGTTGGAGAAATTAATGTCAATCAAGGTTATAAGAAAAGATAATACCTACGATTCCGAAAAATTCAGTTTCCCGAAATTTATGGTAAAGGGGCACTgctgtttattttaaattgcaaatacaGTTCCTTGTCATTCAGTGTGTTTTAACAAGCgaattaagaaattaatcaaCTTTAAAAGATGTTGGAACATGTTTTTAATGTCTACAGACTTTTTTTTAGACGAAACACCATGAGCCAATTTGAATTTGCTTATTATGCTATTACGCGAAATCCCTGTCCAGGATTCCCGTGTTGTTTATTTAAGCAAttcgttcgttccacaacactgctccgacccaggtcgcCGACAAATCTATCTAGCAATAACATCAGGCCAAGAGCTTCACAGTCATCATAAAAaatacgcgctcggtctttaaaTTTTctcacattcttgcgcaaacctatTAAAATtaggactcaaaacatccaccactgtaattttgcgattgtgaattctcttttgttaaaagagcttagctcaagAGTTTGATCGAACCTACGACGCGTGACTGATGGCTCTCGCATTCcgtgctcggtctttgcatttctcccggattcgtgcacagaccttttaaaatcaaaggtcaacgaaTCGACAACTGAAATTGTGTGATTGTGagctctcttttgttaaagctctttcggctttaacaaacccattcttatcacgtatctcatgcCTCGCACTCAAttctgtccaaaatgtcaacttttctacattatacacgacacttttatataaaatataatacatttttatgtaactctgtctgtgattgcttattcagatattacaaaataaagcacaaattgtatttatcattattatttttatatttgtttcttgttttgctttaaattatattttaagctgcgctgaaacatgaatcatttcgataaatttctataattacaattcgaaatatgcatacaaattgaatcatactaattcttatttccttgtttttatacctttttgtttatttttaatcttgttttttacgattaaagaaaaactactgcgcatctgcatagggtctattGCGGGAACCTATATATGGTCCTATATATGATCCTTTGTCTTCTTTCGTATTTTCTgccctttttctaaaaatttaatttttttaaatttttaacgttactTTTcatgattgaaagaaaatctactcgtcctatctaaaaatgattaataatatattttcagatctttttaggcgaacaacttttgtctgttaattttagtttgtaccttgtgtcgtttaaaaaaaaaaaaatcgttttttatttcgaatgtcattttttttcgactgaagcaaaaactacctttcctatcatttatttttttcatagattgcgtctatttttcatagcttgtgtcgtttgtcaaaaaacaaatttttaattattattgtttttacccataaaacaaaaactgtacaatcaaatttttaattttcaacttttcgaccaaattaaaaatttgtcataacaaTCTTATTCGGcctttaaaaatcaacgtttttcttctcttgacttttttcatatgatgcgttgtttggcttaaaatgttaattttaaattgtttttttttttggattttgaaaatactctaactctgataatgttatttttatagaagaaagtcataaagacgaattgtttgagtttctgagtactatgaataagcGTACATaggatttttaaatcttgaaaaaataaggtttcaaaaattttgaaaatgcgctcactttttaaattttcatccaaaatggctggtttacgaactcgttctttctttttaggcctgaaaaaagtgtgtcaaagcaGAATACAATCTgagcaatttttcgaaagttatcgcgcCTACAGAATACgccttcgtaaaaatagtttttctgaatTAGGCAGCCTtcaaacgtggagatttgatgaaaaccaacaaagtgaaattttacataaaaccaatatcttCTCTTAAGGATGAGAATGAAATATATTCGGAAAACTCTATGAGGGTCGAGTTTTACAAGTTTTACACGCAAAAATATATGATGATTTAACTTTGAATTGGAGAAATTTGCATGACTGTAGTTTTATAGTATATTATAGTATAatacatattaaaaatgtatgcttgGGACAtcctatttttcatgaaatactACAATTAAAGTAAATACTCTCGCAAGCAAAAACGCTCTTTTACTAGAGTTTAAATTAGGAATTGGTAGTTTTCACCCGaataagtgtttaaaaaaatatgcgatatatatttaaaaaatactgtctACAATAAACATGTAAACCATACAAActtaaaacatttggaaattacacatacttaaaataattttattgttcctaaaagaaaattttctggtCTATAAATTTTCACCAATGCGAAAAGAGTTCGCCAATATAATTTACGGAATATGTTTAAACACCCCCTCCCTCTGGAGCTAATTACGCACGCCCTGCGACCTGTACGTGAGAACTGtatagaattttttctatttttaatattttcacagcGATTAATTTTTGTCCTTCGATGCACCCTTTGACGTGAAATACCTCAAAAACAGCGCTACTAACCATCTATGTGATGGGTTTCGAAGCTAGTGGTGAATGTGTAAATGAACCCATGGGAAACTTTTTTGATAGTTATTTTTAATGCATTCATAAATTTAtctatgaagaagaaaaaactttttcctttttttctgaaaatggactttttcaaTCTAATTTCCCCATACTATATCGTAAATGTAATCAACAAAAGATTTGTTTATTCATACTGAAAAAGTATAACTCTTTCAGAACAGATGCTTCCCCTGAAACAGAATGAACGGATTTTTATTTctcgaaaagaaaaaataaacgacATTTTGTCTTTCACCACTAGAGTTCTAGAGTTcttttgatttctaaaaattgggttcaaatttcaaattttgttaaaaatcgtgaTAAACTTTGGACGGCCTGTAAAAATGTAACGAAAACATACAGATCAACAATTTTTCATCTCATACGAAAGAAGCAAAGTATATCCGAAAATGGGCACAGGCCCTTTTTCGGATGTACTTACAAGAATCCATAAATATTACCTCCCgctcttcgtgaaatatttgtcCAAATTACAACAAAACTTCCCCATAAACTACCGATTTTGAgttcaattgaatttttggatgGGTACACTTGAGAAACAATACCCCAttaaagaaatctaaaataaaaaaaaatgacagtacattttcttttcaatatttgaacgactttaaaagattttcaaactttttattgtaaaagCAAATATActataaacagtttttaaaataatgaaagttatAAGAATGAGACATCatcttgaaattagaaaaaaaatcttgacaaTAGAAATAGTATTGAAATCTtgacattagaaaaaattaagtgttcAATTTAGCCTTCAAATTGTAGTCCTTAAGTCACAGATTTATGGGCTCTAAAAGcctactttcaatttttttattacaaacaaaattttgaaataatgtttcACCAATGCTAAGAAATATTAGTATTATCAACAAAGACAAATTAGAAACTGCAGatataagagattttttttaaaactgctaaaagtataattttcaccataaaaactAACTCAGCGaccactaaatatttttttcaaatgtgtgAGAAATACAGAATAACTTTCACctcatgaaaatgaattttcggctTAAGCGAGTTAAAAACTCCAACAATCgagatttatataaaaatattagacgCATGACGTGGACAAAGGTCATATTAGTTTCTATGAAAAGTCGCCTGAACAACTAAGCTTGTAGGtataaaaaatttcggaaatgtaCTAAGTTTTCactataatttgttcttaaataataaaattgttttattgtgcGAAGGcaggtacaatttttaaatgtaaaaaatgaagatAACAGATATTTTGGAATTGGACTTTTCAACatataaatttttcctaaataaagGTTTTGAGTACACTACTATTGTCTAATTTAATTAATCGAATTCTTTTGCACGACGTTTCTATTCACTCCA
It encodes:
- the LOC117171427 gene encoding uncharacterized protein LOC117171427, with translation MYIPALCIASVCVCSSCYFSIRKGIVVQTNPVDGAPIRNMRFRSPLPIIIFPRISVSRTILLIIGLLDIRSFAETSVKETEKIDSIMNNLLNNETTQNESSLMIPVAEKQSRIPHNLEHYNLKRETPHQTWNNSNSQNRSMKNEVLPLKNSDKIDFSKKPTLKNSGWLYNHESPTQWKREAYEGMSKSSSSETQQYHAQVYEDYHQQQQQKREHPKYVDGYNTIPPNDYIDKYRDYGNILEEQEIQKWRNSYYPSDGGASSFGCSWYKQDSTCQTNDDCNSRTSAFLSTLGMLGDYFWQLIQLMAISFLPFVIPILALKLLLVPLKIFKFLQLIKFFFKVFIVLPFIIRIFYPAISNVFGIQNLIGLENLFHSKPSHPDHHYHHAETREENNVTRNWHSDLEEYIHHYGNISGERLLQGCPRKVACELGSFLSASVKTKFPKKLANYLMEKAERAEEAEKSSKKDNLLESEKVSAVRAFIIAIGRTWSIDQCAVYTCSVIL